A single genomic interval of Macadamia integrifolia cultivar HAES 741 chromosome 6, SCU_Mint_v3, whole genome shotgun sequence harbors:
- the LOC122082039 gene encoding putative B3 domain-containing protein At1g78640, with the protein MNLNDYQWEFKKKLFRSDVDHSSRLLVPRKIVDNLVFCHLTDEEKTQVNEGDGVRVKVRDLNETEEYEMTFKMWKSTKSYIFVDNWSRDFVRRRELQEGDEIGMFWNCMDSILCFDVLERNEDQSFHEAMH; encoded by the coding sequence ATGAATCTGAATGATTATCAATGGGAATTCAAGAAGAAGCTTTTCAGAAGCGATGTCGACCACAGTTCTCGGCTCCTCGTGCCGAGGAAGATAGTCGATAACCTTGTCTTCTGCCACTTGACTGATGAGGAAAAAACGCAAGTGAATGAAGGGGATGGAGTTAGGGTGAAGGTGAGGGATCTCAACGAAACAGAAGAATATGAAATGACCTTCAAGATGTGGAAAAGCACCAAAAGCTATATTTTCGTGGACAATTGGAGTAGAGACTTCGTGAGGAGGAGGGAGTTGCAGGAGGGAGACGAGATTGGGATGTTTTGGAATTGTATGGACTCCATCTTATGCTTTGATGTGTTGGAGAGGAATGAAGATCAAAGCTTTCATGAAGCCATGCACTAG
- the LOC122080672 gene encoding eukaryotic translation initiation factor 5B-like — protein MAKKGKKDIVGEEENVATQDGTKPKKMGQVIPDDEWDNAKYENKEDDCDSNVITFSGKKKSSKSSKKGFSFFATARLDEEEGNDIYASEPQVETPIDESIVENEDAPTIKNKNATDAVVNKQCSKEVLEVSKNEKKRSGRPPWVEVELDKMIAELGEGSALSIPSPAYPCEVEVTPLEEVKVQVKLQEVFAFGSKGEGEEAEGEGSESAAAKKKRKKKEKVKARKVAATVDVKEKIQEQAKIKVSDNKVPKHVKEIREALERYREAEERMKREEEERSRKEEEELRQQEELMRQVEEARRMKKEREKNKLLKKKQEGKPVTGKQKEEARRLESMRNQFLAQADAGLPYEDTGGGPSKRPMYQTKKSKPAHALASLKAVAKEDHTTAGDVTEAEKVEKVKSSKLEVEQRVEANGIEYEGDHDEDTWDAKSWDDAAVTFPVKCTFAQEEVEPEPTVKNETKYARAPVSEDAAGPAVARRTAKSNNSKIESVMKKELTEAICNQSLDDLHSPICCVLGHVDAGKTKLLDCIRGTNIQVGEAGGITQQIGATYCPMERIQERTKELKADAKFRVVPGLLVIDTPGHEPFSNLRSRGSDLCDIAILVVDIMEGLKPQTIESLSLLKIRNTDFVVALNKVDRLYGWKSFPNEPIIESLKKQSNDVQNEFKMRLTRIITQFKEQGVNTELYYKNMDMGETVSIVPTSAISGEGIPDLLLLLVQWASETMVEKLMFSNKVQGTILEVKIVEGLGTTIDVVLINGILHERDQIVVCGMQGPIVTNIRALLTHHPMMEIQVQGEYLQHKELKATQGVKIAAQGLEHAIAGTCLYVVGPEDDLEDIKGAAMQEAAVQHMASFMSRGEGVCVQASTFGSLEALLAFLKNQKVNIPVSDVSIGHVHKRDIMRASVMLERKKEYATILAFDVKVSTEAHELAQKTGVKIFVADIIYDLFKQFRIYADSLQEEKKKAAAEEVVFPCVLKVLHIYNREPLLVGVEVIAGMAKVGTPLCIPSRDPIDIGRISSIEINRKPLLEAKKGEKVSLKITSYNSENQRKVFRRNSREIAELVSIINRRSIELLKEHFWEVVTSEDRKLLLMLKQLFKIR, from the exons ATggctaaaaaaggaaagaaggataTCGTTGGGGAAGAAGAGAACGTTGCAACCCAGGATGGGACTAAACCCAAGAAGATGGGTCAAGTCATTCCCGATGATGAATGGGATAATGCCAagtatgaaaataaagaagatgactGTGATTCTAATGTTATTACCTTCTCTGGTAAGAAGAAGTCATCAAAATCTTCCAAGAAAGGCTTTAGCTTCTTTGCCACTGCACGTCTTGATGAAGAGGAAGGGAATGATATATATGCCTCTGAGCCGCAGGTGGAAACCCCCATTGATGAAAGCATAGTGGAGAATGAAGATGCCCCAACCATTAAAAATAAGAATGCCACTGATGCTGTAGTTAATAAACAGTGTAGCAAGGAAGTCTTGGAGGTATCTAAGaacgagaagaagagaagtggtAGGCCACCTTGGGTGGAGGTTGAATTAGATAAAATGATTGCTGAGCTTGGTGAAGGCTCTGCTCTTTCCATACCTTCTCCTGCTTATCCATGTGAGGTGGAGGTTACTCCTCTAGAAGAGGTGAAGGTTCAGGTTAAGCTTCAAGAAGTTTTTGCATTTGGCTCCAAGGGTGAGGGGGAGGAAGCTGAAGGAGAAGGCAGTGAATCTGCTGctgcaaagaagaagagaaagaagaaggaaaaggtaAAGGCAAGGAAGGTAGCAGCAACTGTGGAtgtaaaggaaaaaatacaGGAACAGGCCAAAATCAAGGTTTCAGATAACAAGGTGCCAAAGCATGTTAAAGAAATACGGGAGGCACTAGAGAGGTATAGAGAAGCTGAAGAGAGgatgaagagagaagaagaagaaaggtccaggaaggaagaagaagaactccgTCAGCAAGAGGAACTTATGAGGCAGGTTGAGGAGGCCAGGCGcatgaagaaggagagagaaaaaaataagctTCTGAAGAAAAAACAGGAGGGCAAGCCTGTAACTGGTAAACAGAAGGAAGAAGCCCGACGGTTGGAGTCAATGAGGAATCAGTTTCTTGCTCAAGCTGACGCTGGGCTCCCCTATGAAGATACTGGTGGTGGGCCATCGAAAAGACCCATGTATCAGACAAAGAAGTCAAAACCAGCTCATGCGCTGGCCTCTCTTAAGGCTGTGGCAAAGGAAGACCACACCACTGCTGGTGATGTGACAGAGGCTGAAAAGGTTGAAAAAGTGAAGTCCTCGAAGTTGGAAGTTGAGCAAAGAGTTGAAGCAAATGGAATTGAATATGAAGGAGATCATGATGAAGATACATGGGATGCAAAGAGCTGGGATGATGCTGCTGTGACTTTTCCTGTTAAGTGCACATTTGCTCAGGAGGAAGTTGAGCCTGAGCCTACAGTAAAGAATGAAACCAAGTATGCCAGAGCACCAGTTTCTGAGGATGCTGCTGGCCCTGCTGTTGCACGCAGAACTGCAAAGTCTAATAACAGCAAGATAGAATCTGTGATGAAAAAAGAACTGACTGAAGCCATCTGTAACCAAAGCCTGGATGATCTCCATTCTCCAATTTGCTGTGTTCTGGGACATGTTGATGCAGGCAAAACCAAGCTGTTAGATTGCATTCGAGGCACTAATATTCAGGTGGGTGAAGCTGGAGGTATCACGCAGCAGATTGGTGCAACCTATTGTCCCATGGAGAGGATACAGGAGAGAACCAAGGAACTAAAAGCCGATGCAAAGTTCCGGGTGGTCCCAGGTCTTCTTGTCATTGATACCCCAGGGCATGAACCATTCTCAAATTTACGGTCACGGGGCTCAGATTTATGCGATATAGCAATATTAGTTGTTGACATAATGGAGGGTCTAAAACCACAGACGATTGAATCTCTCAGTCTACTGAAAATAAGGAATACTGATTTTGTTGTTGCATTGAATAAG GTGGACAGATTGTACGGGTGGAAGAGTTTCCCCAATGAACCTATTATTGAATCTTTGAAGAAACAATCAAATGATGTACAAAATGAGTTCAAAATGAGGCTTACTAGG aTTATCACTCAGTTCAAGGAGCAAGGTGTGAATACTGAGCTGTACTATAAAAACATGGACATGGGAGAAACTGTCAGTATTGTTCCTACAAGTGCAATTAG CGGGGAGGGCATTCCAGATCTTCTATTGTTATTGGTACAATGGGCTTCAGAAACTATGGTGGAAAAGCTTATGTTTAGCAATAAAGTCcag GGCACAATTTTGGAAGTTAAAATTGTTGAAGGCCTGGGGACAACCATTGATGTTGTGTTAATCAATGGTATCCTTCATGAGAGGGATCAAATAGTTGTTTGTGGCATGCAG GGGCCTATTGTTACCAACATCCGTGCCTTATTGACCCATCATCCAATGATGGAAATCCAAGTACAG GGAGAATATTTGCAACATAAAGAGTTGAAGGCTACGCAGGGTGTAAAGATAGCTGCACAG GGCCTTGAACATGCCATTGCGGGCACTTGTTTATATGTGGTCGGCCCTGAAGATGATCTGGAAGACATCAAAGGAGCGGCAATGCAAGAAGCAGCAGTGCAACACATGGCATCATTCATGAGCAGAGGCGAGGGTGTTTGTGTGCAAGCCTCTACGTTTGGCTCCTTGGAAGCATTGTTGGCATTCTTGAAGAACCAAAAGGTTAACATACCAGTCAGTGATGTGAGCATTGGTCATGTGCATAAGAGGGATATTATGAGGGCCAGTGTCATGcttgagaggaagaaggaatatGCCACCATCTTGGCTTTTGATGTCAAAGTGTCAACCGAGGCACATGAGCTTGCACAAAAGACTGGTGTTAAAATATTTGTTGCTGACATCATCTATGACTTATTCAAACAGTTTAGAATTTATGCTGATTCTCTccaggaagaaaagaagaaggcagCTGCAGAAGAAGTGGTGTTTCCATGTGTTTTGAAGGTTCTACACATTTATAATAGGGAGCCACTTCTTGTGGGGGTTGAAGTTATTGCTGGCATGGCTAAG GTTGGCACGCCATTATGTATTCCTTCAAGGGACCCCATTGATATTGGTCGAATTTCGTCCATTGAAATAAATCGTAAACCTCTTCTAGAGGCCAAGAAAGGGGAAAAGGTATCCTTAAAG ATAACGAGCTACAATTCTGAGAACCAAAGAAAGGTGTTCAGAAGGAATTCAAGGGAGATAGCTGAGCTTGTTAGCATCATCAATAGAAGGTCTATAGAACTTCTTAAAGAACATTTTTGG GAAGTGGTGACTAGTGAGGACAGGAAGCTATTACTGATGctgaagcagcttttcaagataCGATGA